The segment TTGCAGCGTTCGGCCAGGGTTTCGAGCGAGTCCATGTCCTTGCCCACGAGCTGGAACTCGATCGGCTTGCCACCGGGGCCGGCATTGCCCGCGCCGAACTTCGCCTCGTCAAAGCCGTGCACCCGCTTCAGCGAGGCGTTTCGCCAGAGGTTCACCAGCTCGAAGCTGCTGATCGGCCGGTCCGCTCCACCGACCATCTCGGCGAAGACCATGCCGATATTCGAGCCGCTGGTGGACATCGACGCCCCGGGGCCTCCGCCGCCGGTTTCCATGTAGCCGATCGACCGGCTGATGGCGCGGATGGGGGGCTGGCCCGATTCCTCGGCAATCTCGGTATGCAGCCGTTCGATCTCCTCGGCCATTCGCCGGGTGGCCTCGTCCACCACGCTCGCGGGAGTGCCGGCCGGGAACGTGACCGTGCCCGTGATGTAGTTCGAGTCGAAATCCGGGAAGACCACGAACGGCACCTTGCCGCTCGCCACCAGGCCGAACGAGCCGATCAGAATGGCCAGCATCGCCGAGAGGAACACCACCGGAATCTTCAGGAAGAACCGCAGCGAGGGCTCATACGCCCGCTCGATCACAAACCTCAGGCCGCGATCCACGCCCGACCGGACCCCGTGGTAGGCCGACAGCACCGGGTTCTCCATCCGCATCGCCCGCGTCTCGGCCCGTCGCTTTCGGAAGGCCCGTACCAGCCAGATCCAGGCAAAAAACGGTGTCAGGAGCCAGACGACCACCCGGCCAATCACGCCCAGAATCGGTGCCCGGCGGTGCGACAGGTGGTTCGGCAAGATCAACAGGCTCTCACCCAGCGATCCCAGCAGCATCGAGCAGACGACGATCGGCATGATGAAGATCACCTTGCCCAGCACCCCCGCCACGAAAAACATCGGCATGAAGGCGAAGATCGTCGTGGTCACCGAGGCCACCACCGGCCCCGAAACCTCGATCGTGCCGTCAATCGCCGCTCGGACCGGAGACTTGCCCATCTCTCGATGCCGGTAAATGTTTTCCCCGACCACGATGGCGTCGTCGACCACGATCCCCAGCGCCATCAGGAACGCAAAGGTCGAGATCATGTTCAAGGTCACCCCGGTCCCGGCCATGACGATAAACGCAAAGCCGATCGACACGGGAATCCCGAGCGCCACCCACAGGGCCAAGCGAATTTCCAGAAACAGGGCCAGCACGATGAAGACCAGCGCCAGCCCTTGCAGGGCGTTACTCGTCAGGGTATCAAGACGCTCGGAGACGAGAATCGATTGATCGTCGAAGATCTCGGCCCGGTAGCCCGAGGGGAGAGTGAGCTCCTCAACATATTTTCGAACGTCGGTGACAACCTCGATCAGGTCCTCGGTCCGGGTCTTCTGGACCATCATCACGATCGACGGTTGCTCCCCTTCGAAGGCCGGGGCCACCTCCGGATCGGCCAGGGGAGACGGAAAGCGGATCCAGCTGCGCTGAGCCGTATCATTGAATCCGTCGTGGACGGTCCCGAGGTCCTTGACCCGCAGCACGGCGCCATCGGGACGGGTCAGCAGGGGAAGCTCGGCGATCTCGTCGCCCGTCAGCCGCTTGTTCTTGCCCCGAACGAGGAATTCGGACGAGGGCGAGCGGATCTCACCGGCGGGCAGCTCGATGTTCTCCTGGCGAACGATCTGACCGACCTGCTGAAGCGACAGGTTGTGTCGCCTCAGGGTTTCTTCAGGAATTTCCACGTCGATCTGATAATCGCGGACCGCAAGCATCTCGACGAGCGAGACGGATGGCAGATCGAGCAGGTCGGTTCGGATTCGCTCGGCCAGCTCGCGGAGCTGAAGGTCCTCGCGAAGCCTCCAGGCGCGCTGCTCCTCATCGTTGAGCCCTTCGGGCAGGGGGGCGCCGCCGAACAGAGCGACCCGAATCGCCGGCTGGCGGAAGGCCAGCAGCTTGACGTCCGGGTCTTCGGCCAGGAGCGGGAAGCTGGGGATCTGGTCCACCTCGGAGCGGATTTCGTTGAGCACCCGCTGGGGATCGCGGATGTTGCTGTACATTTCAGCAACCACCGATCCCACGCCTTCGGAGGCGGTCGAGGTGATCTTCTTGATGCCGTCGACCGCCCGGATCGCTTCCTCGATCTTCTGGCAGATCCCCTCCTCGACCTCGGCCGGACTCGCGCCGGGGTAGGGGACCGTGATGGTCACGATCTCAAGCTGAAACTCCGGGAAGAGCTCTTTCTTCAGGCCAAGAAGCGACAGCACCCCCACCAGAATGGCGGCCACCATCACCGTGTTGACGGCCGGCCCGTTTCGGACGACCCATTGAATGATCCCACTCACGAAAAGGGCTCCTTGGCAGGCAGGGGAACGGAAGGCGCCGAGACGCTGGACCACAGGCCGACGATCGTCAGCCGACGTGCACTTCTCAGGGACCGTCAGGACGACAGGAACCGGAGCAAGAGGGGCCGATCGATGGCCCTCAGACCCAGGGGGCGGGGCCGCAGCTCGGGCACCGGCCCCTGGATTCTTCCCGGGTTATCGCGGCTCGGACGTCGAGGTCGATGCGACTGTCTCGTCGGGAGGGGCTGGGGCCGACGGATCGACAATGGCCACCTCCATGCCCGAGACGGGAGAATCGAGCGGCGAGATGACCAGCGGCACCCCGACCGGAATCGGGTCGCCGGGACCGTCTCCTCGGATCACAACCACGTCATCCAGCACCCGAACCGGATCGACGCGTCGAATCTCCAGGCGGCCGTCGATCACAAGCCAGATCTCATTGTTCGGTCGGAAGGCGGCTCGGGGGACCGACAGCAAGGGCACCTGCGTCTCATTGCCGAACAGCGTGACCGAGACGAACATCCCGCGACGCAGGCCGGCGGGGTTGGGCACCTCGACCCGGCAGGGCACGGTTCGGGTTCGCTCGTCGATGCCGGTGCCTTCGAAGCGGGAGAGAACTCCCGCCCAGTCGGTCGAGCGACCGGCCAGGGTCCGGGAGACGACGGCCCGGGCTCGGGGGATGGCGTACGGGTCGTCGTTGGCCAGGGTCATCGGGTCGTCGCCGCCGGCCAGCCAGAACAGGTCTTCCAGGCGGAGGCTGCACCGGACTTCCATCGTGGCGCTGTCCTCGATCGTTACGAGGACCTCACCTGGCCGGGCGTAGGAGTCGCGTTCGACCCGGACCTCGACGATTCGGCCGTCAATGGGAGCGGTGATCGTGGCCCGTTCCAGGTCGTAGGCCACCTGATCGAGCTGGGCCTCGATCCGGCGCATCTGGGCTTCCAGCCGGGCTCGTCGGCTGGCATAGGTCCGCCGATCGTTTTGCAACCGCTGGAGATTCTGACGGGCGGTGAGCATCTGGGCGTCGGCTGCATCCCGTTCCGAGGCCGACGAGGCGCTTCGGGCGATCAACTGCTCGACTCGGACTTGCTCGCGGCGTCGGAGCTCGACTTCCTGCTCGGCCAGGGTGACCAGCTCCTCGGTGTTCTGGATCTCGATGTCGAGCTGATCGAGGTCGGCGGCCACCTGGGCCAGTTCGGCCTCGAACGAGGCGCGCTGGATTTCGAGCGGCCGGGGGTCGAGCTTCAGGAGCAAGTCGCCGGCCTTGACCGATCGACCGGCCCAGCAGGCTTCGGTGCGCTCGACGACGCGGCCTTCGACCTCAGCCGAGAGGGTGACCTCGCGCTTGGGGATGATCGTGCCGTTCACCTCAATGCCGAGGCCGGTCCTCGAGGCATCGGCGGTCGGCACGACCTCAACCCGGGGCAGCTCCCGACCGCGTTCGACGCGCTGGGGGGGCTCCTTGGAGGCGACCAGACCGGCAAAGGCGCCGACCCCCGCACCCAGGAGCAAGACCGGCAGCAGCACGTTCCGGAAGAACTTGGCCATCATCGGGATCGTCCCTCGCCGCCGCTCGGCAAGGCGTCGGATCGGCCCGTCGCGTCGCCAGCACGGCCGCTGACCTTGATATTAATGTGCTCGAACCCGGACCACGCGCCCGGATCGACAATGCGTTGGAGCATGGATTTGAGCTGCATTCGCTCCTCGGGCGAGAGCGGACCGAGCACCTCATCTTCCACGGCTTCCACGGTGTCATTCGCTCGTCGGAACAGTTCCTGGCCCGATTCCGTCAGATGGACGCGGTGGGCCCGACGATCGACCGGGTCGGACTGCCGCTGGACCAGATCGCGGTGCTCCATCTCATCCAACAATCCCACCATGGAGGTGCGGTCGATGCAGATGGATTCCCCCAGGCGTTGCTGGGCCACCGGGCCGAAGTGGTGGATCATGGCGAGGACCTGGACATGCTTGAGCTGCACCCCCATGGGCTCCAGCTCTTCCTCGAACCGCGATCGAAGCCGGTGCGCGGCCATCGCAAGCAGAAAGCCGTACCGCTCTCGGGCCGGGGTCTGCCTCGGGTCCAGCGACAACGGCTCCTGATTCGGGCCCAAATCTTCCTGGCGATGATTCATCGCGCTCCGAATTGCAAGAGGCTCGTAAACCGCCAAAGGTTCGCCGGCTTTCCCAGAATGGCTGGACGTTGCACTCGGGGGATTCTTCAGCACGGCAAACCGTCAGAATGGTAGATCGTCAGTCTGACTGATAGTTTCTAGTCGAAACGGATCGCTCGTCAAGACAAATCGAGAGAAATTCATTTTGGAGGGGCCAGGGGATGGGGGGATCGGTGGGGTTGCTTCCGATCGGGGCCGGGGTCTGGTAGGGTATCGGGCCGTTGGGTGGACGACGAATCTTGACATCAACGCGACTGCGAGAGGCGAGAACAATGGCTTTGGAGATCGCACCGGGCAAGGCGACGATTGGCTGGATTGGCACGGGGGTGATGGGTGCTTCGATGTGCGGGCACCTGATCGACGCCGGCTACACGGCGACGGTCTATAACCGGACGAAGGCCAAGGTCGCTCCGCTGGTGGCGAAGGGGGCGACCGAGGCGAACACGCCGAAGGATCTGGCGGCGGCCTCGGACGTGATCTTCACGATCGTCGGCTACCCGAAGGACGTTCGGGAGGTGATTCTGGGCGAGTCGGGGGTGCTGGCCGGGGCGAAGCCGGGGAGCATCATCGTCGACATGACGACCAGCGAGCCGAAGCTGGCCGAGGAGATTTACGAGGCGGCGAAGGCCAAGGGGGTCCACTCCATCGACGCTCCCGTCTCGGGTGGCGACGTGGGGGCGAAGGAGGCTCGGCTGTCGATCATGATCGGCGGCGAGGACGGGGCAGTGGCGACGGTGAAGCCCCTGTTCGAGATCATGGGCAAGACCATCGTGCATCAAGGCGGGCCCGGGGCCGGTCAGCACACGAAGATGGTCAATCAGATCCTGATCTCGACCGGGATGATCGGCGTTTGCGAGGCGTTGCTCTACGGCTACAAGGCGGGGCTGGACCTGGAGACGGTGCTTCAGAGCGTCGGCTCGGGGGCGGCGGGGTCGTGGAGCCTGAACAACCTGGGGCCGAGGATCATCAAGGGGAACTTTGATCCAGGGTTCTTCGTCGAGCACTTCATCAAGGATATGGGGATTGCCCTGGCCGAATCGCGCCGGATGGGCCTGTCGATGCCGGGCCTGGCCCTGGCCGAGCAGCTTTACCAGGCCGTCGCTGCCCAGGGGTACGCCCGGAACGGGACTCATGCGTTGATGCTGGCGCTGGCGAAGCTGTCGAACGTGGACTGGAAGGCCAAGGGCTGATTGCGGGCAATCGTCTCGCGAATAAATGTGGGCATGAGAAAATGGAGGGTGCGTCGAGTCTGCGAAGACGCACCCTACGAGACTTTCCACTCAAAAAGGGTGGGGTTTTGCTGGGTGGCCCCGGTTGCTCGTCAACCGGGGTCGCGGAGCGACGAGCGGTCAGGGGCGGCCTCCCGTCGCCTCTCGCGGCTGCGCCGCCCCGGTTGGCGAGCAACCGGGGCCACCCAAGGCAAAGAAGCAACGCATCATATTAGGATGGAAGGTCTACTACGAAAGGGTGCTCATGCATTGTGGAGACGGCGAGTGAGGAGCGATCGGCCGGCGGCGATCGGGAGGGAGGCAAGGCATAGCCCGAGACAGGCGATCGGGAGCCAGTCGCCGGTCTTCATATAGAGACTGGTGCGATTGTCGAGGGGAACTTCGACGGTGAGGACCCCTTCGGCGGCGTTCGGGAGGGCGTCGCGGGCAGGGGGATCGAGCGCGGCGAGGACGGTGCCGTTGCCGTCGATGAGGGCGGAGGTGCCGGTGTTGACGCTCCGGGCGACGGGCATCCTCAGCTCGACGGCGCGGAGGATGCTGCTGGCCAGGTGGAGCTGGTGGGCGGCGGTGCCGCGGAACCAGCCGTCGTTGGAGAGGTTCAGGAGGATGTCGGTCGGGTGGCCGTTGGGAGCGGCGGCAAGGCGCCGGGCGACGTGGGGAACGCTGTCTTCGAAGCAAATCGGCGTGCCGAAGCGCCAGGGGCCGAGGTTGAGGGTTGAAGGCTTCGGGCCAGGATCGAGGCTGGGCATGTGGTCGGCGCTGAAGGGGGTGAGCGCCAGGACCCAGGGAATGGTCTTGACCCAGGGAATGTACTCGCCGAAGGGGACGAG is part of the Tautonia marina genome and harbors:
- a CDS encoding efflux RND transporter permease subunit, which encodes MSGIIQWVVRNGPAVNTVMVAAILVGVLSLLGLKKELFPEFQLEIVTITVPYPGASPAEVEEGICQKIEEAIRAVDGIKKITSTASEGVGSVVAEMYSNIRDPQRVLNEIRSEVDQIPSFPLLAEDPDVKLLAFRQPAIRVALFGGAPLPEGLNDEEQRAWRLREDLQLRELAERIRTDLLDLPSVSLVEMLAVRDYQIDVEIPEETLRRHNLSLQQVGQIVRQENIELPAGEIRSPSSEFLVRGKNKRLTGDEIAELPLLTRPDGAVLRVKDLGTVHDGFNDTAQRSWIRFPSPLADPEVAPAFEGEQPSIVMMVQKTRTEDLIEVVTDVRKYVEELTLPSGYRAEIFDDQSILVSERLDTLTSNALQGLALVFIVLALFLEIRLALWVALGIPVSIGFAFIVMAGTGVTLNMISTFAFLMALGIVVDDAIVVGENIYRHREMGKSPVRAAIDGTIEVSGPVVASVTTTIFAFMPMFFVAGVLGKVIFIMPIVVCSMLLGSLGESLLILPNHLSHRRAPILGVIGRVVVWLLTPFFAWIWLVRAFRKRRAETRAMRMENPVLSAYHGVRSGVDRGLRFVIERAYEPSLRFFLKIPVVFLSAMLAILIGSFGLVASGKVPFVVFPDFDSNYITGTVTFPAGTPASVVDEATRRMAEEIERLHTEIAEESGQPPIRAISRSIGYMETGGGGPGASMSTSGSNIGMVFAEMVGGADRPISSFELVNLWRNASLKRVHGFDEAKFGAGNAGPGGKPIEFQLVGKDMDSLETLAERCKERLGTYEGVFDIADNSKPGKPEIQLRVKPSAEALGIDTNALAQTVRSAFYGEEVMRLQRGRHEVKLMVRNPPDQRESLANLREIRIRTPEAGEVPLDELASVTIERGYSAINRIDQQRSITVTADLDSAVANARQITVDLQQNFLPELLELYPEVSVRWEGQEQETQESFGSLVVGFVIALFAMFVLLTSQFRSYLQPLFILMIVPFGLVGAIWGHLLMGLPLTLFSFFGLVALSGVIINDSIVLIDFINSNVASGQSVRVALREAGKARFRPVLLTSLTTVVALLPLLTEKSLQVQVLIPMATSLAFGLTFGTLVVLMLVPCLYAVYADVLDRFGHSVSEDHHLEDEIPLSVDLDGAHHTPSQRSGAAPAREPVHASPDDPTRTPGA
- a CDS encoding efflux RND transporter periplasmic adaptor subunit — encoded protein: MMAKFFRNVLLPVLLLGAGVGAFAGLVASKEPPQRVERGRELPRVEVVPTADASRTGLGIEVNGTIIPKREVTLSAEVEGRVVERTEACWAGRSVKAGDLLLKLDPRPLEIQRASFEAELAQVAADLDQLDIEIQNTEELVTLAEQEVELRRREQVRVEQLIARSASSASERDAADAQMLTARQNLQRLQNDRRTYASRRARLEAQMRRIEAQLDQVAYDLERATITAPIDGRIVEVRVERDSYARPGEVLVTIEDSATMEVRCSLRLEDLFWLAGGDDPMTLANDDPYAIPRARAVVSRTLAGRSTDWAGVLSRFEGTGIDERTRTVPCRVEVPNPAGLRRGMFVSVTLFGNETQVPLLSVPRAAFRPNNEIWLVIDGRLEIRRVDPVRVLDDVVVIRGDGPGDPIPVGVPLVISPLDSPVSGMEVAIVDPSAPAPPDETVASTSTSEPR
- a CDS encoding MarR family winged helix-turn-helix transcriptional regulator, producing MNHRQEDLGPNQEPLSLDPRQTPARERYGFLLAMAAHRLRSRFEEELEPMGVQLKHVQVLAMIHHFGPVAQQRLGESICIDRTSMVGLLDEMEHRDLVQRQSDPVDRRAHRVHLTESGQELFRRANDTVEAVEDEVLGPLSPEERMQLKSMLQRIVDPGAWSGFEHINIKVSGRAGDATGRSDALPSGGEGRSR
- a CDS encoding NAD(P)-dependent oxidoreductase is translated as MALEIAPGKATIGWIGTGVMGASMCGHLIDAGYTATVYNRTKAKVAPLVAKGATEANTPKDLAAASDVIFTIVGYPKDVREVILGESGVLAGAKPGSIIVDMTTSEPKLAEEIYEAAKAKGVHSIDAPVSGGDVGAKEARLSIMIGGEDGAVATVKPLFEIMGKTIVHQGGPGAGQHTKMVNQILISTGMIGVCEALLYGYKAGLDLETVLQSVGSGAAGSWSLNNLGPRIIKGNFDPGFFVEHFIKDMGIALAESRRMGLSMPGLALAEQLYQAVAAQGYARNGTHALMLALAKLSNVDWKAKG